Proteins encoded by one window of Vanacampus margaritifer isolate UIUO_Vmar chromosome 17, RoL_Vmar_1.0, whole genome shotgun sequence:
- the hivep1 gene encoding zinc finger protein 40 isoform X2 encodes MPRTKQNNPKNLKDKIQEAQKELKEPTSSRKGISESSRQNEDNIKGLKRKKVVAENKQKKIPKSPVKKPPQLKTPETVEEGTPKENTPASASPSHNPSTSLSEKREPQDDQPVEPSPDKGESVTDHERLKREDNKSTPPSHRPTNDEEEGSLKAVQPKDGKTQDRSFDKDPYHTSAPLDVLLKAMEPDMLTLTERKTFQVAAAPKPTCTLQAQAAGELSNMPAVNIGLHTQTSPMPTYYIDKQGHFIGIAAPLQDSVQASTQGDPLQSLSFANQHFIPVVSNPEKSRLHMSFNAGLSTITHAPAPSGSSALPKSQPPILQTCQSLSASVPSTIQVPVTPGNNHVQITTVMNFGSEQVPKEQKPKKPGKYVCEYCNRACAKPSVLLKHIRSHTGERPYPCVTCGFSFKTKSNLYKHKKSHAHAIKLGLIARSESGGPPLSQDSDKALGTHSEVEESGDSDDDGSTVDLDPDSSQSSAAALSENSTQSAGTTRANYGEMDSTAVFDSMKPALAQRGQEPKVTAMLPKVVVYPVNVSPLRADSPRVTGAAPEQAASQRQREFPNVNLRANVTVLSSLKEVVGTSPSLDTMSEDEDQQSKSPLLSGHGQLQRQQATDFSQQQQAKCLLSPRSLGSTDSGYFSRSESADQAMSPPSPFVKITPPAEIDVSRKDSPNVPPVISPVMHVAAEQRSQAKEGQMRPPLETKALSLEERISKLISDNEAVVDNKQLDSVKPRRTSLSRRGSIDSPKSYIFKDSFQFDLKPIGRRSSSSSDIPKSPFTPTDKSKPVFLLSVPSQYPPMECLPITRSNSMPTTPGHSAHPLNFHHPPHPLRICHSFDEKSSVGDDVFSSAPSTPNPAIHSRTLVRQAAVEDFSTGDGHRLPTVRSMDDAYHGANNGTEHVQRSRSFEHSQERQRKLHQNKGTMYECETCRNRYRKLENFETHKKFYCSELHGPKNKPLAVKETDQDVFHVNTQTNLVPRSTCGPGITEQQTSFRKRRKMKSVGDEDDQSPTDTNPPCSVSFDSCQLPAAFGNQTFPRHTVMVDTQPKNNQPKLPQIQLVARGASASDSRLSPIRETQISSSAKTEMQRQSSGTSVIRHTNSLSRPSSFETESTDRSSPLDSREKDPPKSKADVTAADIYREKLPKQTTRADSRNQRMEQCADGTAAVTGETSTPAQQCRLVRQNNIQVPEILVTEEPDREHETQPSEQTEKPTDQFSWPQRSESLSKLPAEKLPPKKKRIRLAQMDHSSGESSLESSLSRSLSRDSTLSHCSSISTSFDREEPSRSESPSGGECVSRIPEGQPKVFSTLGVPGAMRRAASEQITCTQPSVEISCDYRSKSFDCANASPRRGQSPIGHPKSGPNTQGAQVPLIERRRGPLVRQMSLKICPDNQQSVRKASINLDKAAITNINQNRSQMQIVNRFTPAQPIVIQSGELPPQRNEQMVQSIHLGSPTQQPQVYGLPHPWHQTSRVQLCQRVQPVSQIVVGCDNALNKPADMGDSKSLVPKYQLQYPTQRPSPTFPDVLQNVYPNQPGHYSEVGEKSVVLAVEKQRDSNIQIRSGGIPLPQILITHEQMHNTPSVSGKSPHPTPHFVDTETHTSKKDWTPSVSLYIKTSEKPSSLGSLHCAQKLASVTLCPQQEPIASSKRMLSPANSLDIYMEKHQKRAKDENGVACLTDGRSLNYLNSTLSEVTRQRKLTLVRQVCTTEPVDSPIETESPPSPHVKTDTEKDLDDVKPMSPDGTGLEKDTRTVIPKETHPVLNATLPDRQAASMPASHSPKPQAKVEEHRWNPVKSPIRPPSFHGGHVKLPTSVSAANIKDSHRLSFPSLKTTTTFTWCFLMRRKPLHTLQTDLKTSAYAVWAVNPNNPNPLGLPTKVVMSLLDSKQSSKKILYTSAIKTSGKSDILSYSGKLKDVMPRVPVTQKTRSVESRSKAQTESHSSNESDKELVPKTEPRRIKIFDGGYKSNEEYVYVRGRGRGKYICEECGIRCKKPSMLRKHIRTHSDVRPYHCIHCNFSFKTKGNLTKHMKSKAHSKKCMEMGVPNGLSEDQDAEDSGDRSQVSSADRQDSDGDDSDGADEEENDDNDDDEEDSQAESGLSTNPSVSASPQHIPSKETEVPPSALLAQMSISSLAQPPPPEPHASDSVLIMNPLPLSQQYSMSGYCPSSTPICSSLVAATDSNFSDTESVHMMSPVSPCRQMSIDYPDCDGPLSPPVTGTGFRPCQAPSSATYPLVKSDYGLPVDQSTQTSTSQSPLHAPLQGLSQPLRTETQTHLFSHLPLHSQQPFRSPYSLVPVGGIQLVPAGLAAYSTFVPIQAGPVQLTIPAVSVIHRNASPPAAPNSSPRPDHAQSQPPVIQEPIGGVVPCFPVGQAQGQAVQPVGLETLSLMGLTNAGLASSQGVALQVLAASPAPQSCASTQTHMPGLQIVNIALPAIIPSLSPTRSPLPRSPDALGAQSSQTGRPPPAPASLPASAIAGLNSGITQTLDKVEREKSSPSLARSAASPKRGSERAAQAPSWQKVIDDYNEVSSDDEDRLVIAT; translated from the exons GTATATCTGAAAGCAGTCGACAAAATGAAGATAACATCAAAGGCCTGAAGAGGAAGAAGGTTGTTGCAGAGAACAAGCAAAAGAAAATTCCAAAATCGCCAGTGAAGAAACCACCGCAGTTGAAAACTCCTGAAACTGTCGAAGAAGGAACCCCCAAAGAAAATACACCCGCTTCCGCCAGCCCTTCCCATAATCCTTCGACATCACTGAGTGAGAAAAGAGAGCCACAGGATGATCAACCTGTTGAACCATCCCCCGACAAAGGGGAATCGGTCACTGACCATGAAAGGCTAAAGCGAGAAGACAACAAATCAACGCCACCATCACACAGACCGACCAATGATGAGGAAGAGGGTTCTCTAAAAGCAGTACAACCCAAGGACGGTAAAACCCAAGACCGCAGCTTTGACAAGGATCCTTACCACACCAGTGCTCCCCTTGATGTCCTACTGAAGGCGATGGAGCCTGACATGCTTACGCTTACCGAGAGGAAGACCTTCCAAGTCGCAGCTGCTCCAAAACCGACTTGTACCCTTCAAGCTCAAGCCGCGGGCGAATTGTCAAACATGCCGGCTGTTAACATCGGTCTCCATACTCAAACGTCTCCTATGCCGACGTATTATATTGACAAACAGGGTCATTTCATTGGCATTGCTGCACCGTTGCAGGACAGCGTACAGGCATCTACACAGGGTGACCCTTTGCAGTCGTTATCGTTTGCGAATCAACATTTTATTCCCGTCGTATCTAATCCGGAGAAGTCGAGGCTTCACATGAGTTTTAATGCCGGACTGTCCACTATAACTCATGCGCCGGCTCCCTCGGGCTCAAGTGCTTTGCCAAAAAGCCAACCCCCAATTCTGCAAACCTGCCAGTCGCTCTCGGCAAGCGTGCCCAGCACCATTCAGGTCCCAGTTACACCTGGAAACAACCACGTTCAGATTACAACTGTGATGAATTTTGGGTCCGAGCAGGTTCCCAAGGAGCAAAAGCCCAAGAAGCCAGGAAAATATGTTTGTGAATACTGCAACCGGGCATGCGCAAAACCCAGTGTGCTGCTCAAGCATATCAGGTCTCACACGGGAGAAAGACCGTACCCCTGCGTAACTTGCGGATTTTCCTTCAAAACCAAGAGCAACTTGTACAAGCATAAGAAATCACACGCTCATGCCATAAAACTTGGTCTCATCGCACGCTCTGAATCGGGAGGTCCGCCGCTATCGCAAGATTCCGACAAAGCCCTCGGAACGCATTCAGAGGTGGAGGAGAGCGGAGACAGCGACGACGACGGAAGTACCGTCGACCTGGATCCGGACTCATCGCAAAGCAGCGCGGCAGCTTTGTCAGAGAATAGCACCCAGAGCGCCGGTACAACTCGAGCAAACTACGGAGAAATGGACTCGACGGCTGTTTTCGACTCAATGAAACCAGCTCTTGCTCAAAGAGGCCAGGAGCCCAAAGTGACAGCCATGCTACCAAAAGTTGTCGTGTACCCAGTTAATGTTTCACCCCTGAGGGCAGACAGCCCTCGAGTTACCGGCGCCGCACCCGAACAAGCTGCTTCGCAACGGCAACGAGAGTTTCCAAATGTTAATTTGAGAGCTAACGTCACGGTTTTGTCATCTCTGAAAGAGGTCGTCGGTACAAGTCCCTCACTTGATACCATGAGTGAAGATGAAGACCAACAGTCCAAGTCACCACTTTTAAGTGGGCACGGTCAGCTTCAGAGGCAACAAGCAACAGACTTTTCTCAACAGCAACAAGCTAAGTGTCTACTTAGCCCTCGTAGTTTGGGAAGTACGGATTCCGGCTACTTCTCTCGCTCTGAAAGTGCCGACCAAGCCATGAGTCCACCTAGTCCGTTTGTAAAGATAACGCCGCCGGCCGAAATTGACGTATCCAGAAAGGATAGTCCTAATGTCCCTCCTGTTATTTCTCCAGTCATGCATGTAGCAGCGGAGCAGAGGTCACAAGCAAAAGAGGGACAGATGCGCCCCCCGTTGGAGACAAAAGCCCTTTCTCTCGAAGAAAGAATCTCAAAGCTGATATCAGATAATGAGGCGGTGGTGGACAACAAGCAATTGGATAGTGTTAAACCCAGGCGGACATCTCTGTCCAGGAGAGGTAGCATAGACTCTCCGAAATCCTACATATTTAAAGATTCCTTTCAGTTTGACCTTAAACCAATCGGAAGAAGGTCAAGCTCGAGTTCGGACATCCCCAAGTCCCCGTTCACTCCCACAGACAAATCAAAGCCAGTTTTTCTTCTCTCCGTCCCTTCTCAATACCCCCCAATGGAATGTTTGCCGATAACGAGGAGTAACTCTATGCCTACTACGCCGGGGCACTCGGCTCATCCGCTCAATTTTCACCACCCGCCCCACCCTTTGCGAATTTGTCATTCATTCGATGAGAAAAGTTCAGTCGGCGATGATGTATTTTCATCCGCACCGTCGACCCCCAACCCGGCCATACATTCTCGGACCTTGGTCAGACAAGCCGCGGTGGAGGATTTTTCCACCGGCGACGGGCACAGACTTCCTACCGTTCGCTCTATGGACGACGCATACCACGGTGCAAATAATGGCACGGAGCACGTGCAAAGGAGTCGATCTTTTGAACACAGTCAAGAAAGACAAAGAAAACTTCATCAAAATAAAGGCACAATGTACGAGTGCGAAACATGTCGAAACCGGTACAGAAAGTTAGAGAACTTTGAAACGCACAAGAAATTTTACTGCTCAGAACTTCACGGGCCAAAGAACAAACCTCTTGCTGTTAAAGAAACAGATCAAGACGTGTTTCACGTCAACACGCAAACAAATTTAGTTCCTAGGTCCACATGTGGCCCCGGAATCACGGAACAACAGACATCATTCAGAAAGAGAAGGAAAATGAAAAGTGTCGGAGATGAGGACGATCAATCGCCAACTGACACGAACCCACCTTGTTCAGTGAGTTTTGATTCGTGCCAGTTGCCAGCAGCCTTCGGAAACCAAACTTTTCCCCGGCATACTGTAATGGTCGATACACAACCCAAAAACAACCAGCCAAAGCTACCTCAAATTCAACTCGTAGCACGGGGCGCAAGCGCTTCGGATTCAAGACTGTCGCCAATTCGAGAGACTCAGATCAGCAGCTCTGCTAAAACAGAAATGCAGAGGCAAAGCAGCGGTACTTCAGTCATCAGACACACCAACTCCCTCAGCAGACCAAGTTCATTTGAGACCGAATCTACGGATAGGAGTTCTCCGCTGGACAGTAGAGAAAAAGACCCCCCGAAATCCAAAGCCGATGTAACAGCAGCTGACATCTACCGTGAAAAGTTACCAAAGCAGACTACGCGAGCTGATTCCAGGAATCAAAGAATGGAGCAATGCGCCGACGGTACCGCGGCAGTCACCGGAGAAACTTCTACACCTGCCCAACAATGTCGTCTGGTTCGCCAAAATAACATCCAGGTTCCTGAAATTTTGGTCACCGAAGAGCCCGACAGAGAACACGAAACGCAGCCTTCCGAGCAGACGGAAAAGCCGACGGATCAATTCAGCTGGCCACAAAGAAGCGAGAGTTTGTCCAAGCTCCCGGCAGAGAAACTTCCACCAAAAAAGAAACGAATCCGCCTTGCCCAAATGGACCACTCGTCAGGCGAATCGAGCTTGGAGTCGAGCCTCTCGCGAAGCCTGAGCAGAGACAGTACTCTGTCGCACTGTTCCAGCATTTCAACATCTTTCGACAGAGAAGAACCGTCAAGATCAGAAAGTCCTTCAGGAGGCGAGTGCGTCAGCAGAATTCCAGAAGGTCAACCGAAAGTCTTCAGCACACTTGGCGTACCGGGAGCGATGAGGCGCGCGGCGTCCGAACAGATCACTTGTACTCAACCATCGGTGGAAATTTCGTGCGACTACCGTAGCAAGTCTTTTGACTGCGCCAACGCCTCGCCCAGAAGAGGTCAATCGCCAATCGGTCATCCGAAAAGTGGACCAAACACCCAAGGTGCCCAAGTTCCACTTATTGAACGGAGGCGGGGGCCACTAGTTCGCCAAATGTCTCTAAAGATCTGCCCGGATAATCAACAGTCTGTTCGGAAAGCTTCCATAAATCTTGACAAAGCTGCAATTACAAATATCAACCAAAACAGGTCCCAAATGCAAATAGTCAACAGATTTACTCCGGCCCAGCCTATCGTCATCCAGTCTGGAGAATTACCCCCACAAAGAAATGAACAAATGGTCCAAAGTATTCATCTGGGGAGCCCAACGCAGCAGCCTCAAGTCTATGGCCTTCCTCACCCATGGCATCAAACATCCAGAGTTCAATTATGCCAAAGGGTTCAACCCGTGAGCCAGATTGTTGTCGGATGTGATAATGCCCTAAACAAGCCAGCTGACATGGGAGACAGTAAAAGCCTTGTTCCCAAATACCAATTGCAATATCCTACTCAGAGGCCAAGTCCAACATTTCCAGACGTACTCCAAAATGTCTATCCCAATCAACCCGGTCATTATTCAGAAGTTGGGGAAAAGTCTGTTGTTTTGGCTGTTGAAAAGCAAAGAGACTCAAACATTCAGATCCGGTCAGGTGGTATTCCGTTGCCACAGATCCTGATAACCCATGAGCAGATGCACAACACTCCCTCAGTCTCCGGCAAAAGTCCTCATCCGACTCCTCATTTTGTAGATACTGAAACTCATACTTCAAAAAAGGATTGGACTCCAAGTGTCAGTCTTTATATTAAAACCAGCGAAAAGCCGTCATCTCTGGGTTCTTTACACTGCGCGCAGAAACTGGCATCGGTGACGCTTTGCCCGCAACAGGAGCCAATCGCTTCGAGTAAAAGAATGCTGTCACCCGCCAACAGCTTGGACATCTACATGGAAAAGCATCAGAAACGCGCCAAGGACGAAAACGGCGTGGCCTGCCTAACTGATGGCAGATCACTCAATTACCTGAATTCCACTTTGTCCGAAGTGACCAGGCAGAGGAAACTAACGCTCGTCAGGCAGGTGTGTACAACGGAACCGGTAGACAGTCCAATCGAGACAGAGTCCCCTCCTTCGCCTCATGTGAAAACAGACACCGAGAAGGATCTCGACGACGTCAAGCCAATGTCACCTGACGGCACCGGTCTGGAAAAAGACACAAGAACGGTTATTCCCAAAGAGACTCATCCCGTTCTAAATGCGACTTTGCCCGATCGGCAGGCTGCCTCCATGCCAGCCAGTCACTCCCCGAAGCCTCAAGCGAAAGTTGAAGAACACCGGTGGAATCCCGTCAAATCGCCCATAAGACCGCCAAGTTTCCACGGCGGTCACGTGAAACTGCCCACATCGGTTTCCGCGGCGAACATAAAAGACAGTCATCGGCTGTCTTTCCCCAGCCTGAAGACAACGACCACTTTCACGTGGTGCTTCTTGATGAGGAGGAAACCACTTCACACCCTGCAGACCGACCTGAAAACGTCAGCGTATGCCGTTTGGGCCGTCAACCCAAACAATCCAAACCCACTGGGCTTGCCCACAAAGGTGGTCATGTCTCTCCTCGACTCCAAACAGAGCTCAAAGAAAATCCTCTACACCTCGGCTATAAAAACGTCTGGAAAATCAGATATCTTGTCTTACTCTGGCAAGCTGAAAGATGTCATGCCAagg GTGCCGGTGACCCAGAAGACCAGATCAGTGGAAAGCAGAAGTAAAGCGCAAACAGAAAGTCATTCCAGCAATGAGTCGGATAAGGAGCTGGTGCCAAAAACAGAGCCAAGACGGATCAAAATCTTTGATGGCGG ATACAAATCAAATGAAGAGTATGTTTATGTACGTGGGCGAGGGCGCGGTAAATACATCTGTGAGGAATGTGGGATCCGCTGTAAGAAGCCCAGCATGTTGCGCAAGCACATTCGCACCCACTCTGATGTCCGGCCATATCACTGCATCCACTGCAACTTCTCCTTCAAGACCAAAG GAAATCTCACCAAGCATATGAAGTCCAAGGCACACAGTAAGAAATGCATGGAGATGGGGGTGCCAAATGGACTCTCCGAAGATCAAGATGCAGAGGATTCag GAGACCGCAGTCAAGTGAGCAGCGCCGACCGCCAAGATTCAGACGGCGACGACTCGGACGGCGCCGACGAGGAAGAGAACGACGACAACGACGACGATGAAGAGGACAGCCAAGCCGAGTCCGGCCTGTCCACGAACCCTTCCGTGTCGGCCAGCCCGCAGCACATCCCCTCAAAAGAGACGGAAGTCCCTCCGAGCGCCCTCCTGGCGCAAATGTCAATCAGCTCCCTAGCGCAGCCGCCGCCTCCCGAACCCCACGCGTCAGACTCTGTCCTCATCATGAACCCTTTGCCGCTGAGTCAGCAGTACTCAATGTCTGGCTACTGCCCGAGCTCAACGCCCATTTGTAGCTCTCTGGTCGCCGCAACGGACTCCAATTTCTCCGACACGGAGTCAGTGCACATGATGAGTCCGGTATCGCCATGCAGGCAGATGTCCATCGACTATCCAGACTGCGATGGCCCACTAAGCCCCCCCGTGACAGGGACGGGCTTTAGACCATGCCAG GCTCCGTCTTCTGCCACTTATCCTTTGGTGAAAAGCGACTACGGCCTCCCAGTTGACCAAAGCACACAGACGTCCACTTCACAAAGTCCTTTGCACGCCCCCCTACAAGGTCTTTCCCAACCCCTGAGAACGGAGACCCAGACTCACCTGTTCAGTCACCTTCCTCTGCACTCCCAGCAACCTTTCCGCTCACCTTACAGTCTGGTTCCCGTCGGGGGCATCCAACTGGTGCCCGCCGGACTGGCGGCTTATTCCACCTTTGTGCCAATTCAGGCCGGCCCCGTTCAGCTCACCATCCCGGCCGTGAGCGTCATCCACAGAAACGCCAGCCCGCCGGCGGCCCCCAACTCTTCGCCCCGGCCGGATCACGCGCAGTCCCAGCCGCCCGTGATCCAGGAACCGATCGGCGGCGTGGTGCCCTGCTTCCCCGTAGGTCAAGCGCAGGGTCAGGCGGTGCAGCCGGTCGGTTTGGAGACACTCAGCCTAATGGGCCTGACCAACGCGGGGCTAGCGTCCAGCCAAGGCGTGGCCTTGCAGGTTTTGGCGGCGAGTCCCGCCCCCCAAAGCTGCGCCAGCACCCAGACGCACATGCCGGGCCTGCAGATAGTCAACATCGCCCTCCCCGCCATCATCCCCTCTCTAAGCCCAACCCGGAGTCCTCTACCACGGTCGCCCGACGCTCTCGGAGCGCAATCATCTCAAACGGGGCGTCCCCCTCCCGCACCCGCCTCTTTGCCAGCCAGCGCCATCGCAGGACTGAATTCAGGCATCACGCAGACTTTAGACAAGGTGGAAAGGGAGAAATCCTCACCAAGTCTGGCGCGCAGCGCGGCGTCCCCCAAGCGAGGTTCGGAGAGAGCAGCGCAAGCGCCCAGCTGGCAGAAAGTCATTGACGACTACAACGAGGTTTCCAGCGACGATGAAGACAGACTGGTTATCGCCACCTGA